From the Thunnus albacares chromosome 24, fThuAlb1.1, whole genome shotgun sequence genome, one window contains:
- the dock9b gene encoding dedicator of cytokinesis protein 9 isoform X4 produces the protein MASAPPEARKFTRGLNKPGTAAELRQSVSEAVRTSVLVVKPKIIEPLDYENVIIQRKTQIISDVLRDMLQFPPEDFQISTLRRQGRTLFSTVPETAEKEAHSLFVQECIKTYKSDWHVVNYQYEEYSGDFRQLPNKVLRPEKLAPHLFEVDEDVEKDEDTASLGSQKGGVSKHGWLYKGNMNSAISVTMRSFKRRYFHLAQLGDGSYNLNFYKDENTSKEPKGTIFLDSCMGVVQNSKVRRFAFELKMQDKSTFLLAADSEAEMEEWITTLNKILHSSFEQAMQEKRNGDLHDDEEHGKTDLSSGSFQDSFQTARDIESKMRSEARLKLFTLDPDTQKLDFSGIEPDVRQFEEKFGKRVLVSCHDLSFNLQGCVAENEEGPTTNVEPFYVVLSLFDVQNSRKISADFHVDLNHPLVRQMTQSSGSGGGQDLHINGSGGDAPLGGHRLASGLPEGALQYPRQGVFSVTCPHPEIFLVARIEKVLQGGITHCTEPYMKSSDSAKMAQKVLKNAKTACSRLGQYRMPFAWSARPVFKDASGTLDKSARFSALYRQDSSKLSDEDMFKLLTDFRKPEKMAKLPVLLGNLDITIDSVAPDVTNCVTSSYIPVRNFEGNGPGSALLEVEEFVPCIAKCSQPFTIYKNHLYVYPKHLKYDGQKSFAKARNIAVCIEFKDSDEDEAQPLKCIYGRPGGSLFTKQAYAAVLHHQQNPEFYDEIKIELPTQLHEKHHLLFTFYHVSCDSNSKKKDLVETPVGSAWLPLLRDGRVIMNEQQLPVAANLPAGYLGSQDVINKHSGSEIKWVDGGKALFKFSTHLVSTVYTQDQHLHNFFHHCQSMDMSEQASEGGLVKYLKSLHAMEGHVMVNFLPTILNQLFCVLTRATHEDVAVNVTRVMVHVVAQCHEEGLEHYLRSYVKFVFKPETYSSTNVKTVHEELAKAMTAILKPSTDFLTSNKLLKHSWYFFEALVKSMAHYLIEGGKVKLSRNQRFTASFYHAVETLVNMLMPHITQKYKDNLDAARNANHSLAVFIKRCFTFMDRGFVFKQINNYMNCFVPGDPKTLFEFKFEFLRVVCSHEHYVPLNLPMPFGKGRIQRFQDLQLDYSLTDDFCRNHFLVGLLLREVGGALQEFREIRQIAIQVLKGLMIKHTFDDRYAAKSQQARLATLYLPLFGLLQENVYRLDIKESAPLSNHNNVREDSLVPNSMVTPQKPGSCIENALHKDVFGVISGTASPHSSSPNVSSVHHADSRGSLISTDSGNSLLDKSSDKTNSLEKNQCASALGSTVLRCDKLDRDEIKNLLMCFLHILKSMSEEALFAYWNKAAPSELMDFFTLIEVCLHQFRYMGKRFIARSQEGSGPVAPDRKSLTLPVSRNRAGILHARLQQLGTLENAHTFNNMYSHTEADVSSQCLLEANVSTEVCLTVLDTLSIFIMGFKTQLNSDLGHNPLMKKVFQVHLCFLQIPQSEAALKQVFTSLRTFIYKFPCTFFDGRADMCASLCYEILKCCNSKLSSIRSDAAHLLYFLMKSNFDYTGRKSFVRTHLQVVIAVSQLIADVIGIGGTRFQQSLSIINNCANSDKSIKHTAFPSDVKDLTKRIRTVLMATEQMKEHENDPEMLVDLQYSLAKSYTSTPELRKTWLDSMARIHNKNGDLSEAAMCYVHVAALVAEYLWRKGMFRQGCSAFRVITPNIDEEAAMMEDVGMQDVHFNEEVLMELLEECADGLWKAERYELIADVYRLIIPIYEHRRDFEKLTHLYDTLHRAYTKVMEVMHTGKRLLGTYFRVAFFGQAAGFFEDEDGKEYIYKEPKFTPLSEISQRLLKLYSDKFGQENVKIIQDSGRVNPKDLDSKYAYIQVTHVTPYLDDKELEDRKTDFEKSHNIRRFVFETPFTVSGKKQGGVEEQCKRRTVLTTTHCFPYVKKRIAVMYQHQTDLSPIEVAIDEMSAKVAELRLLCSASEVDMIRLQLKLQGSISVQVNAGPLAYARAFLDDSSAKKYPDNKVKQLKEVFRQFVDACGQGLGVNEQLIKEDQQEYHDEMKANYRDLTRELSNIMHEQINPVDDGARNTLSDSMGIFNAISGTPTSAHGSTTIL, from the exons TCCTTCAAGAGGAGGTACTTCCATCTGGCTCAGCTGGGAGATGGATCCTACAACCTCAACTTCTATAAAGACGAGAATACCTCCAAGGAACCCAAAGGGACCATCTTCCTTGACTCATGCATGGGGGTTGTTCAG AACAGCAAAGTGCGCCGGTTTGCCTTTGAGCTGAAGATGCAGGATAAGAGCACGTTCCTGCTGGCTGCAGACAGTGAAGCAGAGATGGAGGAGTGGATCACCACCCTGAACAAGATTCTCCACAGCAGCTTTGAACAGGCCATGCAGGAGAAGAGGAACGGTGACCTGCATGACg ATGAGGAGCATGGAAAAACAGACCTTTCTTCCGGAAGTTTTCAAGACAGCTTTCAG ACTGCCAGAGATATTGAGTCTAAAATGAGGAGTGAAGCTCGCCTGAAATTATTTACCTTGGACCCTGACACACAG AAACTGGACTTCTCCGGCATTGAGCCAGACGTGCGGCAGTTTGAAGAGAAGTTCGGGAAGAGGGTCCTGGTTAGCTGTCATGACCTGTCTTTCAACCTGCAGGGCTGTGTTGCAGAGAATGAAGAGGGGCCAACAACTAAT GTGGAGCCTTTCTATGTGGTCCTGTCCCTGTTCGACGTCCAGAATAGTAGAAAAATCTCGGCCGACTTCCATGTGGACCTCAACCACCCTTTGGTCCGACAAATGACACAATCTTCTGGTTCTGGAGGTGGACAGGACTTGCACATCAACGGCAGCGGTGGTGATGCTCCCCTGGGCGGCCACAGGCTGGCCAGTGGGCTCCCAGAGGGGGCTCTCCAGTACCCCAGACAGGGGGTCTTTTCAGTTACGTGCCCCCATCCAGAGATCTTCCTGGTGGCCAGGATTGAGAAGGTCCTGCAAGGGGGTATCACCCACTGTACTGAACCCTACATGAAGAGCTCAGACTCTGCAAAG ATGGCTCAAAAGGTGCTGAAGAATGCTAAGACAGCCTGCAGCAGACTGGGACAGTACAGGATGCCATTTGCATGGTCTGCAAG gcCTGTGTTTAAAGATGCATCAGGAACTTTGGACAAAAGCGCTCGCTTCTCAGCTCTTTACAGACAAGACAGCAGCAAGCTGTCAGATGAGGACATGTTCAAACTGCTCACTGACTTCAGAAA ACCAGAGAAAATGGCCAAACTCCCTGTGCTCTTAGGGAATTTAGATATAACTATTGACAGTGTGGCCCCGGATGTAACCA ATTGTGTCACTTCCTCCTACATCCCTGTGAGGAACTTTGAAGGAAACGGGCCAGGCAGCGCTCTGCTAGAGGTGGAGGAATTTGTACCTTGCATCGCTAAGTGTTCCCAACCCTTCACCATCTACAAAAACCACCTCTATGTCTACCCAAAACACCTAAAGTATGATGGGCAGAAATCCTTTGCTAAG GCAAGGAATATTGCAGTTTGCATTGAATTCAAGGATTCTGATGAGGACGAAGCCCAGCCGTTGAAG TGCATCTATGGTCGTCCAGGAGGCTCTCTATTCACTAAGCAGGCGTATGCAGCCGTCCTGCACCACCAGCAGAACCCTGAGTTCTATGATGAG ATAAAGATAGAACTGCCTACTCAGCTGCATGAGAAGCATCACCTTCTCTTCACCTTCTATCATGTTAGCTGTGATAGCAACAGCAAGAAGAAAGACCTGGTGGAGACTCCAG TGGGTTCAGCATGGCTGCCTCTGCTAAGGGATGGCAGAGTCATCATGAATGAACAGCAGCTGCCTGTGGCTGCCAATCTGCCTGCAGGGTACCTCGGCTCTCAGGATGTCATAAACAAG CACTCTGGCTCAGAGATCAAGTGGGTAGACGGAGGGAAAGCCCTGTTTAAGTTCTCAACTCATCTTGTTTCCACAGTTTACACTCAg GATCAGCACTTGCAcaacttcttccaccactgtcaaAGCATGGATATGTCTGAACAGGCTTCAGAGGGGGGGCTGGTGAAATACTTGAAG AGTCTGCATGCAATGGAGGGTCATGTAATGGTCAACTTTCTGCCCACCATCCTCAACCAGCTGTTCTGTGTCCTTACGAGAGCCACACACGAGGATGTGGCTGTCAATGTGACAAG GGTGATGGTTCATGTTGTGGCACAGTGCCATGAAGAGGGTCTTGAGCATTACTTGAGGTCATATGTCAAG tttgtttttaagccaGAGACTTATTCCTCCACTAATGTAAAAACAGTTCATGAGGAGCTGGCTAAAGCCATGACAGCTATTCTCAAGCCATCCACTGACTTCCTAACCAGCAACAAGCTGCTGAAG CACTCATGGTACTTCTTTGAAGCTCTGGTGAAATCAATGGCTCATTATCTAATAGAGGGTGGAAAAGTCAAG CTCTCCAGGAACCAACGTTTTACAGCATCCTTCTACCATGCAGTGGAGACCTTGGTCAATATGCTGATGCCACACATCACCCAGAAATACAAGGACAACCTAGATGCGGCTCGCAATGCCAACCACAGCCTGGCAGTTTTCATCAAG CGCTGCTTCACCTTCATGGACAGAGGATTCGTGTTCAAGCAGATCAACAACTACATGAACTGCTTTGTGCCTGGAGATCCCAAG ACTTTGTTTGAGTTCAAGTTCGAGTTCCTGCGAGTTGTTTGCAGCCATGAGCACTACGTCCCTCTTAATCTACCCATGCCCTTTGGAAAAGGAAGAATACAGAGGTTCCAAG ATCTTCAGCTGGACTATTCTCTGACTGATGACTTCTGTCGAAACCACTTCCTGGTGGGGCTGCTGCTGAGGGAGGTGGGCGGCGCTCTTCAGGAGTTCCGAGAGATCCGTCAGATCGCCATCCAGGTGCTCAAGGGACTGATGATCAAACACACGTTCGACGACCGCTATGCTGCGAAA AGCCAACAGGCCAGACTTGCCACCCTCTACCTCCCTCTGTTCGGCCTGCTCCAGGAGAACGTCTACAGACTGGACATCAAGGAGTCTGCCCCCCTCAGCAACCACAAT AATGTGAGGGAGGACTCGCTGGTGCCCAACTCCATGGTGACTCCTCAAAAACCTGGGAGTTGCATAGAAAATGCTCTCCACAAAGATGTGTTTGGGGTCATCTCTGGAACAG CCTCCCCTCACAGCTCCAGTCCAAATGTCAGCTCAGTTCACCACGCAGACTCCAGAGGCTCTCTGATCTCCACCGACTCGGGAAACAGCCTGCTGGACAAGAGCAGTGACAAGACCAACTCCCTGGAGAAG AACCAGTGCGCGTCGGCTCTGGGCAGCACCGTGCTGCGCTGTGACAAACTGGACCGAGACGAGATCAAAAACCTGCTCATGTGTTTTCTGCATATCCTCAAGAGCATGTCAGAGG AGGCCCTTTTTGCATACTGGAACAAAGCAGCTCCTTCTGAGCTAATGGACTTCTTTACATTGATAGA AGTCTGCCTTCATCAGTTCAGATACATGGGGAAGAGATTTATCGCCAG GAGTCAAGAGGGGTCAGGGCCTGTAGCTCCAGACAGGAAGTCTCTGACTCTGCCTGTGTCTCGTAACAGGGCGGGGATCCTGCACGCCCGCCTACAGCAGCTGGGAACTCTGGAGAACGCTCACACTTTTAACAACA TGTACTCTCATACGGAAGCAGATGTGAGCAGCCAGTGTCTGCTGGAGGCCAACGTGTCTACAGAGGTCTGTCTGACTGTGCTGGACACACTCAGCATCTTCATCATGGGATTCAAG ACCCAGCTGAATTCAGATCTTGGTCACAACCCCCTGATGAAGAAAGTTTTCCAGGTGCATTTATGCTTCCTGCAGATCCCACAGTCTGAGGCTGCTCTCAAACAGGTCTTCACCTCACTCAGGACCTTCATCTACAAG TTCCCCTGTACGTTCTTTGACGGCCGGGCCGACATGTGTGCCTCTCTGTGTTATGAGATCCTGAAGTGTTGTAACTCCAAGCTGAGCTCCATCCGCAGCGACGCCGCCCATCTCCTCTACTTCCTCATGAAGAGCAACTTTGACTACACAGGCCGCAAATCTTTTGTGCGAACGCACCTGCAG GTGGTCATCGCTGTCAGTCAGCTGATCGCTGATGTCATCGGCATCGGAGGTACACGCTTCCAGCAGTCTCTCTCGATCATCAACAACTGTGCAAACAGTGACAAGAGCATCAAG CACACAGCGTTTCCATCAGATGTGAAGGACCTGACAAAGCGCATCAGGACAGTGCTGATGGCCACAGAGCAGATGAAGGAGCATGAGAATGACCCAGAGATGCTGGTAGACCTCCAGTACAGCTTGGCCAAGTCCTACACCAGCACGCCCGAGCTCCGTAAGACCTGGCTAGACAGCATGGCTCGCATCCACAACAAGAATGGAGATCTTTCAGag GCAGCCATGTGCTATGTGCACGTTGCTGCTCTGGTGGCTGAGTACCTGTGGAGAAAAG GTATGTTCAGGCAGGGCTGCTCGGCTTTCCGCGTCATCACTCCGAACATTGATGAGGAGGCGGCCATGATGGAGGATGTCGGGATGCAGGATGTCCACTTCAATGAG gaggTGCTGATGGAGCTGTTGGAAGAGTGTGCTGATGGTCTCTGGAAGGCGGAGCGTTATGAGCTCATTGCTGATGTCTACAGGCTCATTATCCCCATCTATGAACACCGCAGAGACTTTGAG AAACTGACACACCTGTATGACACACTCCACCGTGCGTATACTAAAGTGATGGAGGTGATGCATACTGGCAAAAGACTGCTGGGCACGTACTTCAGAGTGGCCTTCTTTGGACAG GCTGCG GGCTTCTTCGAGGATGAGGATGGGAAGGAATATATCTACAAAGAACCAAAGTTCACTCCGCTGTCTGAGATTTCCCAGAGGCTCCTGAAACTCTACTCCGACAAGTTTGGCCAGGAGAACGTCAAGATCATTCAGGACTCTGGCAGG GTGAACCCGAAGGACCTGGACTCTAAGTATGCCTACATCCAGGTGACCCATGTCACTCCATACTTAGACGACAAGGAGCTGGAGGACAGGAAGACCGATTTTGAGAAGAGCCACAACATCCGGCGCTTTGTGTTTGAGACACCATTCACAGTGTCGGGCAAGAAGCAGGGAGGGGTGGAGGAGCAGTGTAAACGGCGCACCGTTCTGACCA CCACCCACTGTTTCCCATATGTGAAGAAGCGCATAGCAGTCATGTACCAACACCAGACTGACCTGAGCCCCATAGAGGTGGCCATAGATGAGATGAGTGCCAAGGTGGCTGAGCTACGACTGCTGTGCTCGGCCTCTGAGGTGGACATGATCCGCTTGCAGCTCAAACTGCAAGGCAGCATCAGTGTTCAG GTGAATGCTGGTCCTCTTGCATATGCCAGAGCCTTTTTAGATGACAGCAGTGCCAAGAAATATCCTGACAACAAGGTCAAACAGCTAAAAGAGGTCTTCAG GCAGTTTGTGGACGCCTGCGGTCAGGGGCTGGGAGTGAACGAGCAGCTGATCAAAGAGGACCAGCAGGAGTATCATGATGAGATGAAGGCTAATTACAGGGACCTGACCAGGGAGCTGTCAAACATCATGCATGAACAG ATAAACCCAGTGGATGATGGCGCAAGGAACACTCTGTCTGACTCTATGGGCATCTTCAACGCCATCAGCGGCACACCAACCAGTGCTCATGGCTCAACAACCATACTCTGA